In a single window of the Erinaceus europaeus chromosome 21, mEriEur2.1, whole genome shotgun sequence genome:
- the EPM2AIP1 gene encoding EPM2A-interacting protein 1 encodes MWMSPKRSKMEVDETEVFRPEWTQRYLVVEPPEGEGALCLVCRRLIVATRERDVRRHYEAEHDHYERYVEEGERAALVERLRQGEVPEVAQLTPEERAARAGLGLARLLALKGRGWGEGDFVTQCMEVMLRDVLPDHVSVLDGIDLSPEITRQRVLNIDKNLRSQLFDRAKDFKAYSLALDDQAFVAYENYLLVFIRGVNQELEVQEELLTIINLTHHFSVGALMAAILEALQTAGLSLQRMVGLTTTHTLRMIGENSGLVSYMREKAVSPNCWNVIHYSGFHHLELLSSYDVDVNQIVNTISEWIVLIKTRGVRRPEFQGLLTESESEHGERVNGRCLNNWLRKGKTLKLIFSLRKEIEAFLVSIGATTVHFTDKQWLCDFGFLVDIMDHLRELSELLGVSKVFAATAFDHICTFELKLNLLQRHIEEKNLTHFDAFREVVDELQQNLQEDEKVFDPDRYQVVICRLQKEFERHFKDLRFIKKDLELFANPFNFKPEYAPISVRMELTKLQANTDLWNEYRVKDLGRFYAGLSADSYPIIKGVACKVASLFDSNQICEKAFSYLTRNQHTLSQPLTDDHLHALFRIATTEIEPHWDDLVRGRNESNS; translated from the coding sequence ATGTGGATGTCGCCCAAGAGGAGCAAAATGGAAGTCGATGAGACCGAGGTTTTCCGGCCCGAGTGGACCCAGCGTTACCTGGTGGTGGAGCCTCCCGAGGGCGAAGGGGCCTTGTGCCTCGTGTGCCGCCGCCTCATCGTCGCCACCCGCGAACGCGACGTCAGGCGCCACTACGAGGCCGAGCACGACCACTACGAGCGGTACGTGGAGGAGGGCGAGCGCGCGGCCCTGGTGGAGCGGCTGCGCCAGGGCGAGGTCCCCGAGGTGGCCCAGCTCACCCCCGAGGAGCGAGCGGCTCGGGCAGGCCTCGGACTCGCCCGCCTCTTGGCCTTGAAGGGTCGCGGTTGGGGCGAGGGGGACTTCGTAACCCAGTGCATGGAGGTGATGCTGAGAGACGTGCTGCCCGATCACGTCAGCGTCCTGGACGGCATCGATCTGTCCCCGGAGATCACCCGGCAGAGGGTCCTGAATATCGACAAGAACCTTCGCAGCCAGCTGTTTGACCGGGCCAAGGACTTTAAAGCCTACTCTCTGGCCCTGGACGATCAGGCTTTTGTGGCCTATGAGAATTACCTCCTGGTCTTCATCCGCGGCGTGAATCAAGAACTGGAGGTGCAAGAAGAGCTGCTGACCATCATCAACCTGACTCATCACTTCAGTGTCGGGGCCCTCATGGCGGCGATTCTCGAGGCCCTCCAGACGGCCGGGCTGAGCCTGCAGCGAATGGTCGGGCTGACCACGACCCACACGCTCAGGATGATTGGGGAGAACTCCGGACTGGTCTCCTACATGAGAGAAAAGGCCGTCAGCCCCAACTGTTGGAACGTGATCCACTATTCAGGATTTCACCACTTGGAGTTACTGAGCTCCTACGACGTGGACGTGAATCAGATCGTCAACACCATATCGGAGTGGATAGTTCTGATTAAGACCAGAGGAGTCCGACGCCCCGAATTTCAGGGGTTGCTGACTGAATCCGAATCAGAGCACGGTGAAAGGGTTAATGGACGGTGTCTGAATAATTGGCTCCGAAAAGGGAAGACTTTGAAACTAATCTTTTCCCTAAGAAAAGAGATCGAGGCGTTCTTGGTTTCCATTGGGGCCACCACGGTCCATTTCACAGACAAGCAGTGGCTTTGCGACTTTGGCTTCTTGGTGGACATCATGGACCACCTTCGGGAACTCAGTGAACTACTGGGAGTGAGTAAAGTCTTTGCTGCTACTGCCTTTGACCATATTTGTACCTTTGAACTTAAGCTGAATTTACTGCAGAGACACATCGAGGAGAAAAACCTAACCCACTTCGATGCCTTCAGAGAAGTTGTGGATGAGCTTCAACAGAATCTTCAGGAAGATGAGAAGGTATTTGATCCTGATAGATATCAAGTGGTAATCTGTCGCctgcagaaagaatttgagagacaTTTCAAGGACCTCCGCTTCATTAAAAAGGACTTAGAGCTTTTTGCAAACCCATTTAACTTTAAACCTGAATACGCACCTATTTCAGTAAGGATGGAGCTGACCAAACTTCAGGCGAATACTGACCTTTGGAATGAATACAGAGTTAAAGACTTAGGGCGATTCTATGCGGGATTGTCTGCTGATTCTTACCCAATTATCAAAGGCGTTGCCTGCAAGGTGGCATCCTTATTTGATAGTAACCAGATTTGTGAAAAGGCTTTTTCCTATTTAACTCGAAACCAACACACTCTGAGCCAACCACTGACAGATGATCATCTCCATGCCCTGTTTAGAATTGCCACAACTGAAATAGAACCACACTGGGATGATCTTGTGAGAGGAAGGAATGAGTCCAACTCCTAA